A window of the Misgurnus anguillicaudatus unplaced genomic scaffold, ASM2758022v2 HiC_scaffold_32, whole genome shotgun sequence genome harbors these coding sequences:
- the LOC141349275 gene encoding solute carrier family 2, facilitated glucose transporter member 9-like — MGFSRLCGSPEMIIIGRFITGIHSGISLSVVPMFLGEIAPKNLRGLLGLMPSIFICLGVFIAQVLGLHEILGKEEFWPLLLSLVILPTFIQLVFLSWFPESPRYLLIEKQNIHATITALKWYRVKCNIQAEVEEMQEEQRTLTSVKTVSVLQLFKDSSVRWQLITIIVVNAGMQLSGIDAIWFYTNSIFENAGIPAHQMQYTTVGTGAIEVIAGLIGCFTIERVGRRPLMIAGFSFMCICCAGITFSLQLQTHVSFMHYISVICVVGIIAGFCIGPAGVSLLLTGELFKQSHRPAAYIVGGFLNWISNFTVGFVFPFLQMSAGAFCYLVFCGVCVGVALYVYFVVPETKNKTFVEISQMFALKNRREIEKEPLAIADQLSLKKMNGYGSVVTADLEKSS, encoded by the exons ATGGGCTTCAGTCGGTTATGTGGCTCACCAGAAATGATTATTATTGGTCGCTTCATTACAGGAATACATTCAG GGATATCTCTCAGCGTGGTGCCCATGTTTCTTGGAGAAATTGCTCCAAAGAATCTCCGTGGACTTCTGGGACTCATGCCCAGCATTTTCATCTGTTTGGGTGTATTTATTGCTCAGGTTCTGGGGCTTCATGAGATCTTAGGCAAG GAAGAGTTCTGGCCTCTGTTACTCTCTCTTGTCATATTGCCCACATTCATACAGCTCGTCTTCTTGTCATGGTTCCCAGAGAGTCCAAGATATCTTTTGATAGAAAAGCAGAACATTCATGCCACAATCACAG CATTGAAGTGGTATCGTGTTAAGTGTAACATCCAGGCTGAGGTGGAGGAGATGCAGGAAGAGCAGCGAACTTTGACCTCAGTGAAGACGGTCTCAGTATTACAGCTCTTCAAGGATTCGTCCGTGCGCTGGCAACTTATCACCATCATTGTGGTCAATGCGGGAATGCAGCTGTCGGGAATCGATGCG ATCTGGTTCTACACCAATTCAATCTTTGAGAATGCCGGCATTCCTGCTCATCAGATGCAGTATACAACAGTAGGCACAGGAGCTATAGAAGTCATCGCTGGACTCATAGGT TGCTTCACTATTGAGCGTGTTGGCAGGAGGCCGCTAATGATTGCTGGTTTTAGTTTTATGTGCATTTGTTGTGCTGGAATTACTTTTTCACTTCAGTTACAG ACTCATGTGTCCTTCATGCATTATATCAGTGTGATCTGTGTGGTTGGGATTATTGCTGGATTCTGTATAGGGCCTG CCGGTGTCTCATTATTGTTGACAGGAGAGCTCTTTAAACAGTCTCATCGACCTGCTGCCTACATTGTAGGAGGATTTCTTAACTGGATATCAAACTTCACTGTGGGCTTTGTATTTCCATTCCTACAG ATGTCAGCTGGTGCTTTCTGTTATCTGGTGTTTTGTGGTGTTTGTGTTGGTGTGGCGCTCTATGTCTACTTCGTTGTCCCTGAGACaaagaacaaaacttttgtGGAGATCAGTCAGATGTTTGCCTTAAAAAATAGGCGTGAAATTGAAAAAGAGCCCCTGGCTATCGCTGACCAACTCAGTCTTAAAAAGATGAATGGATATGGAAGTGTTGTGACTGCAGATCTGGAGAAATCGTCTTGA